The genomic DNA TGATGAACCTGTGAAGCTTTCAGAACATCGGGAACCAGATCTTCAACCACTTTGGGGGAATGTTCTTTGAGATGATCCAATAATTCGTGAACCTGTTGTCGGGAGAGCAGTTCGCCGGAATGATCGCGGACGACTTCTGTCAGATGAGTCACTAAGACAGCCGTCGGTTCGACGACGCTGTATCCCATCATTTCTGCTCGTTCCCGATAATGTGCTTCAATCCATTTGGCCGGACGACCGAAGGCTGGTTCAATCGTATCGATTCCGGAAATCTCGCCGTTGGCCATGCCTGTGTTGATCGCCAGTAATCGATCGGGATGAATCTCACCCCAGGCAACGGGAACGCTGCGAATCTTGACTTGATAATCCTTTTGTTTCAGCCGCATGTTATCGCGAATTCGCACCTTCGGCATGATGATGCCCAGGTCCTGTGCGATACGATTTCTAACTCGGGTGACACGATCCAGTAAATCGCCGCCGCGAGAAGGATCGGCCAGTTGCAGGAGTGCAATGCCCAGGTCGAGTTCCATCGGATCGACCTGCAGGTGATCTTCGGGAGTTGGAGCAGGGGGTGGTTCCTGTTCTTTTTTCTCCTGAGCGGCTTCGCTCTGATGAACTTTTTGCAGATTCGTTTGCTGTAGAATGAATCCGATCGTCGCACATCCCAGCCCGAGTGCCCACATCGGAGCAGCGGGAAGTCCGGTGAAGGAGAGGGAAATCAGAAATAAGGCTGCCAGATACATCGCCACCGGATGCCGGAACAACTGGCTGACCACATCCGTCGGCAGATTACTGTCGACACTTGTACGAGTCACAATCAAACCAGCGGCCAGAGAAATCAGAAAGGCAGGGACCTGAGTGACCAGTCCATCACCAATCGTCAATGTCGTGAAGACATTGATCGCATCCATGAAGGGCATCCCCTCCTGAACCATGCCGATGTACAAACCGCCGGCAATGTTGATCAGCGTAATCACAATACTCGCAATGGAATCGCCACGAACGAATTTACTGGCACCATCCATGGCCCCATAGAAATCGGCTTGCTGAGAGATGATATCGCGACGTTCTTTGGCTTGTTCGGAAGTAATCAGTCCGGCATTCAGATCGGCATCAATCGCCATCTGCTTGCCCGGCATTCCGTCCAAGGCAAATCGGGCACCCACTTCACTGATACGGGTGGCCCCTTTGGTGATGACCAGAAACTGAATCGCAACCAGAATTACGAAGATAATCACACCAATAGCCGGCGAACCACCAGCTACGAATTCACCAAATGCCTGAATCACACCACCCGCAGCTTCGGTACCGCGGGTCGATGCCCCGGTCAGAATCAACCGGGTGGAAGCAACATTGAGGACCAGTCGAGAGAGTGTAGTGCCGAGTAGAAGAGCCGGAAAAACGCTAAATTCGAGAGGGTTTCGCACGTGTATGGTGGTCAGCAGTATGATGACTGCGAGCGTGATGTTACAGGCCAGTAACATATCCATCATGATCGGTGGCAGCGGGGCCACGATCACCAGGACTGATGTCATAATCAGTACTGGAAAGATCAGACTCAGATTGCGTTGCAGGAAATTCTGCAACGATCCCGAAGTCTCGTTCATGCGTAGGGACTCCAAATTTGCGGGGTGCAAATTGAAATTAGGAAAGGAATTGTGATTGGGAATTATTTTGCTCGCGGGAAGGAATTCTGCGAGCGATCGGATAGGTTTGAGAAGCGAGTGATATTGGAAACTGCTCGCGGGTGTCCAGATAAATTTTTAAGATTTGCTAAAGAACTCAGTTGTAGATAGCCGAAGGGGCTGCAAAACGGTCGGGAGCGTCCAGAAATGATTGAAGCATGACTTGGGCAGCCAGCATGTCCAGCCGGGATTTCTGCTTCGACTTCGACATCCCGAATTCTCGTAAGTGGTGCTGTGCCAACGAGGTAGTGAAACGCTCGTCCCAGTAAATCACCGGAAGTTCGCTGATCGAACCGAGCCAGTCGCCGAATTGACGAGCCATTTTTGCCTTCTCGCCTTCGTCTCCAGACATATGAACAGGTAGTCCGACGACCAAACCCTTAATGCGATATTCTTTGCAGATCTTACAGAACGTATTGGACTCCTGGGCAGGTTGCGACCTTTGCATAGTTTCCAGCGGAGAAGAAATCGACTGATCGGGCGTCGAAATGGCGATTCCAACCCGCTTGGTACCAAAATCGATCCCCAATAAGGCCCCTTCACTGGGAAAATCCTGAGACATGAACGAGACCTTTTGAAAACGGGAAAGCGGAAAACGGAGAGCCGGTCGTATTAAAGCGTGTTTTTTGCCCCTCGGCTTTCCGTCTTCCGCTTTCAAGAGATTATTCCGAAGGGTTTGAATTCGTCACCACGGCCGCTTCCACCTCATTGACGAGTTGATCGAGTCGGAACGGTTTATAGAGGACTGATTTGAGTCCCATTTGTCGGGCTTTGACGATGCAGTGGTTCGGGTCGTAGCCGAAACCGGTCATCAATATGACGGGGAGATCGTCATAGATTTCCCGGAGCTTGCAGAAGCATTCGAACCCGGTCATATCATCGAGTCGAATATCGACAATGACGGCATCATAGAGTGAACTTTTCACCAGACGACAGGCTTCGCCACCATCGTGAGCGGTTTCGACCTGACACCCAAAGCGTCCCAGCAACTCATGGGCGGCTCGTCGAACGGATTCGTCGGAATCGACAACAAGAATGCGTTTGTCCCGCAATTGAGGACGATCATCCTTCGGTTTATAGCGGGGGTGGGCTCCATCGGGTGTGATCGTATCTCCCACTTCGCGAATTCTCTGCTTGATATCGCGGGTATGCTTGAGAATTTGACGCAATCGATCGGCGACATTGGGCTCATGGCCGATGTATCGCTCGAGAATCCAGGCAGCATCGTTCAGGATCTCATCAACTGGGGTGGCGACCTGCTGCAGGATTTTCTGTGTACTTTGGTTAACGGTCGCCGCTTTTTCGATTGCCAATAAATCCAAGGTGTTCAAAGCGACCGCAACTTCCCGGCTGAACAGTTCTAAAAACTGCAAATCGTTTTCGTCAAAGGCGTGATCGAGTGGGCTTTCCACATTGAAAGTTCCCAGAACTTCATCATGCAGAATCAGCGGGACGGTCATCGAACTTTTTGCACCGGGAGCACCAGGCAAATACAGGGGGTCGTTCGTGATGTCATCGCACAGATAACTTTTCCCAGAAGCAGCCACAAAGCCAGTGACACCGTTATTTTTGGCATCTGCAAACAACTTTCGCTCGGCGGCCACTTCCTGCATTCCCATCGCCAGCAGGGGACGTAGCTGGGTGGAATTTTTATCGATGAGTCGAATTTCAACCGTTTCAAATTCGAGTAAATCGTTTGTGTAATGCAGAATTTTCGATTTGAGCAGCTCAATTCGCTCATCGACCGTCAGTTCGATCATTTCCTGAGGCGACAAATCACCCAGTTCGAGACCAGCCTGATAAATGGCGTTTAACTTCTGCCGCTGAAATGTCGCTGTCGTCGTATTGCGGACACAGGCCAGAAACTGTTCGACACTTCCATTTTCATCGAAAAAGACCGGAGCGACCCGAACTTCAAAATACTGCTTGTCCTCTAACTTGAGAGTGCTAGTCCGCATTTCGCCGGAGAGTCGACAGCTTTCGATCGGGCAGAGTTGATGGTCGAGTAGTTCGACATCGCCAAACATATCGTAGAAAGAAGGTTCGACATTAATCTGCGGAGCATCGAGCATTTTGATGAGCGGGGTATTACACCAGAGGATTTTCTGATCTTTATCGAGCAGAGCCAGTCCATCGGTAAAGCTGGATGCAATATTGAGGACATGGATGAGCGACTCACTCGCTTCACTATTGTCGTGAGGCACGACCAGACCAGAGATTTTGTCTTCCCGCCAGAGCCGGGCGACTTCCTGCAGCGAATCCTCACAGACTTTCAGAGTGCTCGCGTCTCCGGGAAACGCGAGGACTTCTTCATTGGA from Rubinisphaera italica includes the following:
- the flhA gene encoding flagellar biosynthesis protein FlhA, encoding MNETSGSLQNFLQRNLSLIFPVLIMTSVLVIVAPLPPIMMDMLLACNITLAVIILLTTIHVRNPLEFSVFPALLLGTTLSRLVLNVASTRLILTGASTRGTEAAGGVIQAFGEFVAGGSPAIGVIIFVILVAIQFLVITKGATRISEVGARFALDGMPGKQMAIDADLNAGLITSEQAKERRDIISQQADFYGAMDGASKFVRGDSIASIVITLINIAGGLYIGMVQEGMPFMDAINVFTTLTIGDGLVTQVPAFLISLAAGLIVTRTSVDSNLPTDVVSQLFRHPVAMYLAALFLISLSFTGLPAAPMWALGLGCATIGFILQQTNLQKVHQSEAAQEKKEQEPPPAPTPEDHLQVDPMELDLGIALLQLADPSRGGDLLDRVTRVRNRIAQDLGIIMPKVRIRDNMRLKQKDYQVKIRSVPVAWGEIHPDRLLAINTGMANGEISGIDTIEPAFGRPAKWIEAHYRERAEMMGYSVVEPTAVLVTHLTEVVRDHSGELLSRQQVHELLDHLKEHSPKVVEDLVPDVLKASQVHQVLEKLLNERVPVRDLETILETLSDYADKTKDLGILTEYVRHRLSRTICQQYRDSNRVLHVVTLDPALEDILVSGIEFGERGLTVKLSTPTCEAINRGLADQLEKLVRTGHPPVVICTPQIRAGLKQITSSELPKLVVMSLNEITRDTQVEAFGHVSASVLPQSSPHKPPSPKSSQNSPRSQVT
- a CDS encoding GAF domain-containing protein, with the translated sequence MDEPKILFLTSNEEVLAFPGDASTLKVCEDSLQEVARLWREDKISGLVVPHDNSEASESLIHVLNIASSFTDGLALLDKDQKILWCNTPLIKMLDAPQINVEPSFYDMFGDVELLDHQLCPIESCRLSGEMRTSTLKLEDKQYFEVRVAPVFFDENGSVEQFLACVRNTTTATFQRQKLNAIYQAGLELGDLSPQEMIELTVDERIELLKSKILHYTNDLLEFETVEIRLIDKNSTQLRPLLAMGMQEVAAERKLFADAKNNGVTGFVAASGKSYLCDDITNDPLYLPGAPGAKSSMTVPLILHDEVLGTFNVESPLDHAFDENDLQFLELFSREVAVALNTLDLLAIEKAATVNQSTQKILQQVATPVDEILNDAAWILERYIGHEPNVADRLRQILKHTRDIKQRIREVGDTITPDGAHPRYKPKDDRPQLRDKRILVVDSDESVRRAAHELLGRFGCQVETAHDGGEACRLVKSSLYDAVIVDIRLDDMTGFECFCKLREIYDDLPVILMTGFGYDPNHCIVKARQMGLKSVLYKPFRLDQLVNEVEAAVVTNSNPSE
- the ruvX gene encoding Holliday junction resolvase RuvX — protein: MSQDFPSEGALLGIDFGTKRVGIAISTPDQSISSPLETMQRSQPAQESNTFCKICKEYRIKGLVVGLPVHMSGDEGEKAKMARQFGDWLGSISELPVIYWDERFTTSLAQHHLREFGMSKSKQKSRLDMLAAQVMLQSFLDAPDRFAAPSAIYN